GACGCCTTTCAATTTCATTGGAAGTATTTTGCCGACAAGGACTGGTGCCGGATGAATACCAGGAACGTTTCATTGGATTTATGGCCGGAGGGGACGCAGCTCTCATAAAATCGATAGAAAACTTCGAAGATTTCCCAGAGTACGGTAAGCGACAGTTGTTGGAGTTGGGATATTCTGAAAACGATTTATTGATATCTACAACTGAAGGCGGGGAAACACCTTTCGTAATAGGCGCAACAGAGGCAGCAACAACAGTGAGTAAACGAAGCCCGTGGTTTATTCATTGCAACCCTGATGACCAGCTCGTCCAAGAAGTAGAGCGGTCGAGACGTGTAATCGAAAACCCAAAAATAAAACACTTGAGCTTGTATGTAGGGTCTATGGGGCTGTCTGGCAGTACACGCATGCAAGCTAGCACCGTACTTATGGCTGCTGTAGGCTGGGCGATCAGATTTGGAAACAATGCAGAACAATTCACCTCTCAATTTGAGAAATTCCGAAACACCTGGGACCAGCTTGATCTATCTCCAATCACCTCCTTCATAGAGTCTGAAGCCGACACGTATTCACAAAATGAATTCGTTATTTATGAGACAGAAAGCTATGCAGTAACCGTTTTAACGGACACGACCGAACGATCCCCTACTTTTAGCCTACCTCCCTTTGAAAACGAAACGGATCCTGACGATCCCCCGGCCTGGTGCTACCTATCTATCCCATCGACCATTGATTCACAATCAGCCTGGAAAAAAGTCCTGGAACGGGCGCCTCGCTGCCTCGATTGGAAAGGAATCGAGGCAAACACAGAAGTCGATTACCTGAGAGGGTTTTACATCGACCAAAGTTGCCGAAATAAACGTAGCAAGAAGACCCAAAAAACTCCTCACCACATCTTCGAGATCAAGGATACGCCCCGGGGATTTGAACTTAGATACAGAGGACACAATTGGAGTATCTGCGCTTCCGAGCTAGAGTTTTTCGAAGTCAACTTGCTCCTGAAGCTCATCCTTAACATTCATTCAACGCTTATTATGGGGCGACTGAACAGGTTTGAGAGCAATTTAATGACCTACGTAAAACCTACCAATTTCAAACTAATCGACCGAACCATTCGGTATGTGCAAAGATTAGCTGAATTGAGAGGAGCACCAAAACCGAACTATGAAGCAGTTTCCAGAAAGCTCTTCGCTGTGAAAGACCAGTTGTCCAACGATGAAGCCATTGTTTTACGGCTTTTAGAAGAACTCGACATCGGCTAGGTAATTTACTCCGCTGCACTGAGGATTTCAGAGACTATAGGGTAGTTGTAACGGGGTTGTTAAAATAGGCCATTAAAACCCTGTCTACTGGAATGTAAGGCCCACTCTATGAAAGAGTTTTGGGATCTTTGATTAATTTCAAACCCATGCAACTCATGAACTCTAAAAAGCTTACCTTAGCCATTCTCGGCGCATTCATGCTTCTCAGTCAGGTTTTCCTGAATGCAGCATCAGTCGATATTGCTCCTCGCCCTATTAAAACGCCGAATCCTACTTTCTTTGGTCAGATCATCACTTCAGATGCTTATGTCAACCTTGCCATTGAGATCGATGCCAAGGGTAATGTCAGTAACGCCATTGTAAGAAACTCTTCTCATCCAGATCTTGAAAAACCGACCTTGAGAGCGGTACGCAAATGGGAGTTCGAACCAGCCTTCAGGAATGGAAAGCCTGTATCTTGCAAAATCATTCAGCCTTTGACTTTTGGTTCATACCATCTGACCGCCATCGATACTAAGGCAGTTCCATTATACAGCCCCAAGCCAGCACTGGCAAAAAAGCTACAGGAAGTAGAAGGTGAAGTTGGCGTGGCCGTCTCCGTTGACTCAGCAGGTTTTGTGACACGCGTAAAAGTGCTTTATTCAAGCGATCAAAGACTAAACCTGCCAGTTCTAAAGGCCATTCGCCAGTGGCAATACGAGCCAGCAAGACGCAAAGGTCGCTCTATTGCATCCAAGCAGATACAGCCCTTCACATTTGGTAAAAACACCAAATATAAGGACAACCAAGTGATAAATGCAGCTGCCAGATCTATTTCGGTTAATCCGATGAGGCCCGAATCAGTTGAATTAGCCCAGGTTGATTCCGATCAGGACTAATCCCGAGGATTCCAAAAAATATTTCCAACCAACTATCCATAGAGCATCAAGTCCGAGCGATCGGACTTACCCAAACAAAAGGCAAGCCCCCAGGGGCTTGCCTTTTTTGGTGCCGTAAGGACGCAGAAGCTTCAGAATTTAAGCTTTCACTGAGAAATCGATTTACATATACCTAGGCGTTTTCGAGTTCCGATGCCTATAAGAATCCCCAACAACCTGCCCGCCAAACAACGTTTAGAGCAGGAAAATATTTTTGTAATGCCCGAAAATCGGGCTGTTCAGCAGGACATCCGTGCCCTGGAGGTCGTGGTGTTGAATCTAATGCCGAACAAGATCGATACAGAAACGCAACTCATGCGCTTACTGGGCAATACTCCCTTACAGATAAACATTACCCTGCTGACAACGGCTTCTTATGAATCGAAGAATACCAGCAAGGAACATCTTCTTAATTTCTATCACACCTGGGATCAAATAAAGCACCGCAAATTTGACGGCCTGATCGTAACAGGGGCTCCCATTGAGCAAATGCCCTGGGAGGAAGTTGCCTACTGGAAAGAACTTACACGTATTTTAGAATGGAGTGAAACCCATGTGTGGTCCTGCTTTTTCATATGCTGGGGGGCCCAAGCAGCTCTTCATCATTTTTATGGGATAGAAAAGTATGACCTTCCTGAGAAAAAGTTTGGAGTATTTAACCACAAACGCATCAAGAAGGACTCTATCCTACTTAGGGGATTCGACGAAGAATTCATGGTTCCAGTCAGCCGACACACAGAAGTCCGCAAGGAAGAAGTTGAAGCAGTTTCCGACTTAGATGTGCTCTCAGAATCATATGAATCAGGATTATACATAGTCCGAGATAAATCAACGCGTCGCCTTTACGTATTCAATCACTCCGAGTATGAGGCAGATTCACTGAAGAAGGAGTATGACAGGGACGTAGCAAAGAATGTCCCCATCGAAGTTCCCAAAAACTACTACCCTGACGATGATCCGACGCAAACTCCAGTACTCTGCTGGAGAGCACACTCCAATTTGCTTTATAATAATTGGCTTAATTATTACGTCTATCAGTCGACGCCCTTTGACCTTGATGAAATAGATTAAGGCCGATCGCTGTGCCCTAAATCTCTTCCTGGAGCAATCCGATCACGAATTAACTGCTTGAGCTCTTTGGATTCAGGGAAACGTCCCTCTTCGGATCTATCAAAAATGACTTCGTTGTTCAAACTGACAACAAATGCTCCCCCACTTCCAGGCTCAAGAGAGACTTCCTTCAAATCCTGCCCAAAAGTGAAAAGTATTTCCTGACTCAACCAAGTCGCTCGAAGAACGAACCGGCACTGACTGCAATAGAGGATGCGAATCTTGTATTCCATAGCACAATAATGATGAGGTTCGATCTGCCAGAAGTCTTTGCCAGCTGATTACCCAACCCAGGTTGAAGCAACAACTTTACTTACTCTCCAACAAGCCTTTTTAATAGAACTCATTCTCAAAAAATCCAGTTGTATAAACCGTAATATTGGCCCATAAACCGAATTTTATAAAGTTCCCAACTATTGCCGCAAGAGGCTACTCGACTCACCATCCATTTTTACCTTGGAAAGCGCATCCGAAAATCAACCAAATATCCAACATGTAGCGGTAATCATGGATGGAAATGGCCGCTGGGCCAATCGCCGGGGATTAGCAAGAAATGAGGGGCACCTAAAAGGCGTAGAGAATGTTGAAAAGATAGTTGAAAAATCGGGTGAGCTGGGCATTCGATACCTCACACTATACGCGTTTTC
This genomic stretch from Opitutia bacterium ISCC 52 harbors:
- a CDS encoding SelT/SelW/SelH family protein; this translates as MEYKIRILYCSQCRFVLRATWLSQEILFTFGQDLKEVSLEPGSGGAFVVSLNNEVIFDRSEEGRFPESKELKQLIRDRIAPGRDLGHSDRP
- a CDS encoding energy transducer TonB, with product MNSKKLTLAILGAFMLLSQVFLNAASVDIAPRPIKTPNPTFFGQIITSDAYVNLAIEIDAKGNVSNAIVRNSSHPDLEKPTLRAVRKWEFEPAFRNGKPVSCKIIQPLTFGSYHLTAIDTKAVPLYSPKPALAKKLQEVEGEVGVAVSVDSAGFVTRVKVLYSSDQRLNLPVLKAIRQWQYEPARRKGRSIASKQIQPFTFGKNTKYKDNQVINAAARSISVNPMRPESVELAQVDSDQD
- the metA gene encoding homoserine O-succinyltransferase, giving the protein MPIRIPNNLPAKQRLEQENIFVMPENRAVQQDIRALEVVVLNLMPNKIDTETQLMRLLGNTPLQINITLLTTASYESKNTSKEHLLNFYHTWDQIKHRKFDGLIVTGAPIEQMPWEEVAYWKELTRILEWSETHVWSCFFICWGAQAALHHFYGIEKYDLPEKKFGVFNHKRIKKDSILLRGFDEEFMVPVSRHTEVRKEEVEAVSDLDVLSESYESGLYIVRDKSTRRLYVFNHSEYEADSLKKEYDRDVAKNVPIEVPKNYYPDDDPTQTPVLCWRAHSNLLYNNWLNYYVYQSTPFDLDEID